The Prochlorothrix hollandica PCC 9006 = CALU 1027 genome includes a region encoding these proteins:
- a CDS encoding flotillin family protein has product MPGFIILVVLLGVTGAGLGAINLILNNLLYICKPSEVLIFAGPKQKKRLPNGQPMGYRIVKGGRTLRTPLYERAFRMDLTNTIIELKVTNAYSKGGIPLAVEGIANIKVAGEEPTIHNAIERLLGKTPKEIEKIAQETLEGNLRGVLASLTPQQINEDKMAFAKSLLEEAEEDLQKLGLTLDNLQIQNISDNVSYLNSLGRKQQADLQRDARIAEAQTRAESIIKTAENDRKTSLKQIEADIEISRAEAERRIQDALTQREAVIAEARGQIESDLARTEAEVSVQQARMKQVEKQLQADVIAPAEAQMKQAIAIAQGEAAKIIEDGKAQAEGIEELAKSWAVAGANARDIFLFQKLETLLKTLVATVPNVEVEKVTFINAQDGNLATQLALFLEQVRQTSGVDVAGAVEGMTRGKSPRPATPKLSPPQDFVLSDVPPPPLPSPPPNSNPFTAGSSFVSGPSPVSNLPSDFETELVDSLHDQVQGFLDKLADRGLNATDTKSTLRQVIHTNQKFQRQLKRALAAGGREAIEEIFRHPLIRIPTATIEAWLQEES; this is encoded by the coding sequence ATGCCAGGGTTTATTATTTTAGTGGTTCTGCTGGGGGTTACCGGGGCAGGACTGGGGGCGATTAATCTCATCCTCAACAATTTGCTTTATATTTGTAAGCCGAGTGAGGTGCTGATCTTTGCTGGTCCCAAACAGAAAAAACGGTTACCCAATGGCCAACCCATGGGCTATCGCATTGTCAAAGGGGGGCGAACCCTGCGGACTCCTCTGTATGAAAGAGCCTTTCGCATGGACTTGACCAACACCATTATTGAACTCAAAGTCACCAATGCCTATTCCAAAGGGGGCATTCCCCTAGCAGTGGAAGGGATTGCTAACATTAAGGTGGCGGGGGAAGAACCGACGATCCACAATGCGATCGAGCGGTTGTTGGGAAAAACCCCTAAGGAAATTGAAAAAATTGCCCAGGAAACCCTAGAGGGGAACCTGCGGGGGGTGTTGGCTAGCTTGACTCCCCAGCAGATTAATGAAGACAAGATGGCCTTTGCCAAAAGTTTATTGGAAGAGGCGGAGGAAGATTTGCAGAAATTGGGCTTAACCTTAGACAACCTCCAGATCCAAAACATTTCTGACAATGTTAGTTATCTCAATTCCCTGGGACGCAAGCAACAGGCCGACCTCCAACGGGATGCCCGCATTGCGGAGGCCCAAACCCGTGCCGAATCCATTATTAAAACAGCGGAGAACGATCGCAAAACCTCCCTCAAACAAATCGAAGCCGACATTGAAATTTCCCGCGCCGAGGCTGAACGGCGAATCCAAGATGCCCTGACCCAACGGGAGGCGGTGATTGCAGAAGCACGGGGTCAAATCGAGTCGGATCTAGCCCGCACAGAAGCCGAGGTTTCGGTGCAACAGGCCCGCATGAAGCAGGTGGAAAAGCAACTACAAGCCGATGTCATTGCCCCCGCCGAAGCCCAGATGAAGCAGGCCATTGCCATCGCCCAGGGGGAAGCCGCCAAAATTATCGAGGACGGCAAAGCCCAGGCTGAAGGGATTGAAGAATTAGCTAAGTCTTGGGCCGTGGCAGGAGCCAATGCCCGTGATATCTTCCTGTTCCAAAAGCTGGAAACCCTGCTGAAAACCTTGGTGGCAACCGTGCCGAATGTGGAGGTGGAGAAGGTGACCTTTATTAATGCCCAAGATGGCAACCTAGCCACCCAGTTAGCCTTGTTTTTAGAGCAGGTGCGCCAAACCAGTGGGGTGGATGTGGCAGGGGCTGTGGAGGGTATGACGCGGGGAAAGTCCCCCCGTCCGGCAACCCCTAAGTTAAGTCCTCCCCAGGATTTTGTGTTGTCGGACGTACCGCCGCCCCCCTTGCCTTCCCCTCCCCCCAACTCCAATCCCTTTACGGCTGGATCTAGCTTTGTCTCTGGTCCGTCCCCTGTCTCTAACCTGCCCTCGGATTTTGAGACAGAGTTGGTGGATAGTCTCCATGACCAGGTGCAGGGATTTTTAGATAAGCTGGCCGATCGCGGTCTCAATGCCACGGATACCAAAAGTACCCTACGCCAGGTGATCCACACCAACCAAAAGTTTCAGCGGCAGCTTAAGCGGGCCTTGGCGGCGGGGGGCCGGGAGGCGATCGAGGAAATCTTTCGCCATCCCCTGATCCGCATTCCCACGGCGACGATCGAAGCCTGGTTACAAGAAGAAAGCTAA
- a CDS encoding glycosyltransferase: MASPKAPIPGFIFIFISIFGEEGGIQSYGQDWLRAYQRLLPSLGPTLPSYVLILRDRGTEANPFRGQPHWFFQGYKSPIPQWERATFTLGVLWHLLRHRPQRLFCGHINLLPLVAPLCGWLGIPYTVLTYGKEVWEPLPPRQQRYLRRADRLVTISRYSRDRACQANGLDPQAFALVPCGVDGDRFCPGDPNPELVQRYGLQGCRVLLTVARLWPGDIYKGVDVTLRALPQILAQEPTVKYLVIGRGDDQPRLQQLAQDLGVAQRVVFAGFVATESLPDHYRLAQGYVMPSQEGFGIVYLESMACGVPVVAGDRDGSADPLQDGRTGWRVPHRDPAAVAQACLALLRGGDRRCDPHWLRQQALAHFSPDALAHSIRPLMTQDRGRSAP, translated from the coding sequence ATGGCTTCCCCTAAAGCCCCTATTCCTGGCTTTATTTTTATCTTTATTTCGATATTTGGCGAAGAAGGGGGCATCCAGTCCTATGGGCAAGATTGGCTCCGGGCCTACCAACGGTTGCTGCCCAGCCTCGGCCCAACGCTCCCCAGTTATGTGCTAATCCTGCGGGATCGGGGCACGGAAGCCAACCCCTTTCGCGGCCAGCCCCACTGGTTCTTCCAGGGCTACAAATCCCCCATCCCCCAGTGGGAGCGGGCAACCTTCACCCTAGGGGTATTGTGGCATTTGCTGCGCCACCGTCCCCAGCGGCTGTTCTGTGGCCATATCAATCTGCTGCCCCTGGTGGCTCCCCTCTGTGGATGGTTGGGCATTCCCTATACGGTGCTGACCTATGGCAAAGAAGTGTGGGAACCCCTGCCACCCCGACAGCAACGGTATTTGCGGCGGGCCGATCGCCTGGTGACCATTAGTCGCTATAGCCGCGATCGCGCCTGCCAAGCCAATGGACTCGATCCCCAAGCCTTTGCCCTGGTACCCTGTGGGGTGGATGGCGATCGCTTTTGCCCCGGTGACCCGAATCCAGAGCTGGTGCAGCGCTACGGCTTGCAGGGTTGCCGGGTGTTGCTGACGGTGGCCCGGTTGTGGCCCGGGGATATTTACAAGGGGGTGGATGTGACCCTGCGGGCCTTGCCCCAAATCTTGGCCCAGGAGCCAACGGTGAAATATTTAGTCATTGGCCGGGGCGATGATCAGCCCCGGTTGCAGCAGTTGGCCCAGGATCTGGGGGTGGCCCAGCGGGTGGTGTTCGCGGGCTTTGTGGCCACGGAGTCTTTGCCCGATCACTATCGCCTCGCCCAGGGCTATGTGATGCCATCCCAGGAAGGCTTTGGCATTGTCTACCTAGAGTCCATGGCCTGTGGGGTGCCCGTGGTGGCAGGGGATCGGGATGGTTCGGCGGATCCCCTCCAGGATGGCCGCACTGGCTGGCGGGTGCCCCATCGGGATCCGGCGGCGGTGGCCCAGGCTTGTTTGGCCCTCTTACGGGGGGGCGATCGGCGCTGCGATCCCCACTGGCTGCGGCAACAAGCCCTGGCCCACTTTAGCCCCGATGCCCTGGCCCACAGCATCCGCCCCCTGATGACCCAGGACCGGGGGCGATCGGCACCCTAG